One uncultured Hyphomonas sp. genomic region harbors:
- a CDS encoding OmpA family protein translates to MSHETVDGEEEARVMRSRRIARREGHLPFVPFGLVPLAGLGLLFLIALVPFALGVQGATKRAVTEALAANGIDWAETSVSGQSVTITGDAPSGAEAHRARLIARKAVSGTPFGLARPATRVTVPQGPYGTQPEPEEAEAATPPVTPLQGVTDIAIAAPSWTFTLTHGVLTLNGTMPDQETKDAVVRQAFNKIYPPRITGVNDYLDVAGLEAPEGYVDVVLRGVNTIAQCDTGQAGFERGRFNLRCELPDTEADAVRREAVASMPLGTVGRIDILPHDAVISCEAELTDLLKDARIEFDSSSAVIDASSNALLDAVAAAVKACPGTLRIEGHTDSTGPEDENEVLSRNRALAVRNALVAREVDPERLIAEGYGASRPIAGNTTPEGRARNRRIEIRVVRASE, encoded by the coding sequence GTGAGCCATGAAACCGTCGACGGGGAAGAAGAGGCGCGCGTCATGCGTTCGCGCCGCATTGCCCGTCGTGAGGGTCACCTGCCTTTCGTGCCGTTCGGCCTTGTCCCGCTGGCCGGGCTGGGTCTGCTGTTCCTGATCGCGCTTGTCCCTTTTGCCCTGGGCGTACAGGGCGCCACGAAGCGGGCCGTCACAGAGGCGCTGGCCGCCAATGGCATCGACTGGGCGGAGACGTCTGTCAGCGGACAATCGGTCACCATCACCGGCGATGCCCCCTCCGGCGCCGAGGCGCACAGGGCCCGCCTGATCGCCCGGAAGGCGGTGTCCGGCACGCCGTTCGGCCTTGCCCGGCCGGCCACCCGCGTGACGGTGCCGCAAGGCCCGTATGGCACACAGCCTGAGCCGGAAGAGGCAGAGGCCGCCACGCCGCCCGTAACGCCGCTGCAAGGCGTGACCGATATTGCGATTGCCGCCCCGTCCTGGACCTTCACGCTGACCCATGGGGTCCTGACGCTGAACGGCACGATGCCGGACCAGGAAACGAAGGACGCGGTCGTGCGCCAGGCCTTCAACAAGATCTATCCGCCGCGCATCACCGGCGTGAACGACTATCTTGATGTTGCCGGGCTGGAGGCGCCGGAAGGCTATGTCGATGTGGTGCTGCGCGGTGTGAACACGATTGCCCAGTGCGACACCGGGCAGGCAGGGTTCGAACGCGGACGGTTCAATCTGCGCTGCGAACTGCCCGACACCGAGGCCGACGCCGTGCGCCGCGAGGCGGTCGCCTCCATGCCGCTCGGCACGGTCGGCCGGATCGACATCCTGCCTCACGATGCGGTCATCAGCTGTGAGGCGGAACTCACCGATTTACTGAAGGATGCGCGCATTGAGTTTGACTCCTCAAGTGCCGTGATCGATGCCTCCAGCAATGCGCTGCTGGATGCGGTCGCAGCGGCGGTGAAGGCCTGTCCCGGCACGCTGCGCATCGAAGGCCACACCGATTCCACCGGCCCGGAAGACGAAAATGAAGTGCTGAGCCGCAACCGTGCGCTCGCCGTCCGCAACGCGCTGGTCGCCCGCGAGGTCGACCCGGAACGCCTGATCGCCGAAGGCTATGGCGCGTCGCGGCCGATCGCCGGAAACACCACACCGGAGGGGCGCGCGCGCAACCGCCGGATCGAGATCCGCGTCGTGCGGGCGTCCGAATGA
- a CDS encoding phytochelatin synthase family protein: protein MEKRIVGLRYRVKHLVSRLSYELVEARRQMPPPAAPVPLDMPAGLIALDSPEGLQRLREADAIADYVPLSMHFVTQDTPTFCGPASMSMVLNALGIARPGTSHSDQHGLFDQDNVFTRETHTITPRAEIRRSGTPLSTLGQFFEAHGVDAKTVYASTVTAGAFRETARRVLETPAEYLVVNYNRAEVGQLSGGHISPVAAYHSASDMFLILDVSRYKYPPFWIAAEELFRAMNVKTGAGITHGYVIVGRKLN, encoded by the coding sequence ATGGAGAAGAGAATCGTGGGCTTGCGCTATCGCGTGAAACACCTGGTTTCCAGGCTGAGCTATGAGCTGGTCGAAGCCCGGCGCCAGATGCCGCCACCAGCGGCGCCTGTGCCCCTCGACATGCCCGCCGGCCTGATCGCGCTCGACTCGCCCGAAGGCCTGCAGCGCCTGCGCGAAGCCGACGCGATTGCCGACTATGTGCCGCTCAGCATGCACTTCGTCACTCAGGACACGCCCACATTCTGCGGCCCGGCCAGCATGAGCATGGTGCTGAACGCGCTGGGCATCGCCCGTCCGGGCACGTCGCATTCAGACCAGCACGGCCTGTTCGATCAGGACAATGTCTTCACACGCGAGACCCACACCATCACCCCTCGTGCGGAGATCCGGCGCTCCGGTACACCGCTCTCCACGCTCGGCCAGTTCTTTGAGGCGCACGGCGTCGACGCGAAGACGGTCTATGCCAGCACGGTGACGGCCGGCGCATTCCGCGAGACGGCCCGGCGGGTTCTCGAAACCCCGGCCGAATATCTGGTGGTGAACTATAACCGTGCGGAAGTCGGACAGCTGTCGGGCGGACACATCTCCCCCGTCGCCGCCTATCATTCGGCGTCGGACATGTTCCTCATCCTGGATGTATCGCGCTATAAATACCCGCCCTTCTGGATCGCGGCGGAGGAGTTGTTCCGTGCCATGAATGTGAAGACCGGCGCAGGCATCACGCACGGTTACGTCATCGTCGGCCGGAAGCTGAACTAG
- a CDS encoding efflux RND transporter periplasmic adaptor subunit, whose translation MTHSHPYEGNEVREKKPTVLKGLVFLLLLIAIGAGLFYAATRLRSAEGPKVAHDAPAPLTVAVVTVERTDAFDLKESYTGLAEARRTSMLGFASSGRIAEIRADVGDKVKTGALLAKLDTRSLQAQLASARAQVQEARASHDLALSTVQRQRQLKLQGHVSQQRVDEAEAQANTALARVEAAKAQADTLRVQIDLAAITAPFDGVVTQRLSDEGAIAAAGQPILELVEKSHLEARLGLPAASAALLEPGKEYKLVADTGEVTARLRNITGVIDANQRTVGAIFDIENPEAIDAGAVVRLALDRSVGEEGFWVPVKALSAASRGLWTVYVADPSGGGWNAVPRPVEMVHSDGDRAYVRGPIQPGERVIVDGLQRITPGMPVTPRESQRADLSDD comes from the coding sequence ATGACGCACTCGCACCCTTATGAGGGGAATGAGGTCAGGGAGAAGAAACCCACTGTGCTGAAGGGGCTGGTTTTCCTGCTCCTGCTGATCGCGATCGGTGCCGGCCTCTTCTATGCCGCGACGCGCCTGCGCAGCGCGGAAGGGCCGAAAGTGGCGCATGACGCCCCGGCCCCGCTGACCGTGGCCGTGGTTACGGTCGAGCGGACAGACGCTTTCGACCTTAAGGAAAGTTATACCGGCCTCGCCGAAGCGCGCCGGACCAGCATGCTGGGCTTTGCGTCCAGCGGACGGATTGCCGAGATCCGGGCCGATGTCGGCGACAAGGTGAAGACCGGCGCCCTGCTGGCAAAGCTCGATACGCGCAGCCTGCAGGCACAACTCGCCTCGGCCCGTGCGCAGGTGCAGGAAGCCCGCGCCTCGCATGATCTGGCGCTCAGCACCGTGCAGCGCCAGCGCCAGCTGAAACTGCAGGGCCATGTTTCGCAGCAGCGGGTCGATGAGGCCGAAGCGCAGGCCAATACCGCGCTTGCCCGCGTCGAAGCCGCCAAGGCGCAGGCCGACACGCTCCGTGTCCAGATTGACCTGGCCGCCATCACAGCGCCCTTCGATGGTGTGGTGACGCAGCGCCTGTCCGATGAAGGCGCCATAGCAGCGGCGGGCCAGCCGATCCTTGAACTGGTGGAGAAAAGCCATCTCGAAGCGCGCCTCGGACTGCCGGCCGCCAGCGCGGCGCTGCTGGAGCCGGGCAAGGAATACAAGCTGGTCGCCGATACGGGCGAAGTGACGGCGCGCCTGCGCAATATCACCGGCGTGATCGATGCCAACCAGCGCACGGTTGGCGCCATATTCGACATCGAGAACCCGGAGGCGATTGATGCAGGCGCCGTTGTGCGGCTGGCGCTGGACCGCAGCGTGGGCGAGGAAGGCTTCTGGGTGCCTGTGAAAGCCCTTTCGGCGGCTTCCCGCGGACTATGGACCGTGTACGTCGCCGACCCTTCCGGAGGGGGCTGGAATGCCGTGCCGCGCCCGGTCGAAATGGTACACAGCGATGGCGACCGCGCCTATGTGCGCGGGCCGATCCAGCCGGGTGAACGGGTGATCGTCGACGGCCTGCAGCGCATTACGCCCGGCATGCCGGTGACGCCCCGCGAATCCCAGCGGGCAGACCTGTCTGACGACTGA
- the cysE gene encoding serine O-acetyltransferase — MPDTNPDIGAPPPAWKRLRFEAAAAAADEPSLAGYINAAILAHDTLCDALAYHLAEKIGDSTIGTQQVRDILSDACESHDELVDKAEADMMAVLERDPACRGLLQPFLFFKGFQALQTHRIANVLWRQGRETLAFHFQSRASELFGVDIHPAARIGRGVMLDHATDITIGETTVVGDGCSILQGVTLGGTGKEVGDRHPKIGRGVLVSVGAKVLGNIHVGDEAKVAAGSVVLKDVPAHCTVAGVPAKIVSGPSCCQPAKTMDQSLPDAADN, encoded by the coding sequence ATGCCAGACACCAATCCCGACATCGGCGCCCCGCCGCCCGCCTGGAAGCGCCTGCGCTTCGAAGCTGCAGCCGCGGCAGCAGATGAGCCCTCGCTGGCCGGCTATATCAATGCCGCGATCCTGGCCCATGATACGCTCTGTGACGCGCTAGCCTATCACCTGGCCGAGAAGATCGGGGATTCCACCATCGGCACCCAGCAGGTGCGGGATATCCTGTCGGATGCCTGCGAGTCCCATGACGAACTCGTCGACAAGGCTGAGGCGGACATGATGGCCGTGCTGGAGCGCGACCCGGCCTGCCGCGGCCTGCTGCAGCCCTTCCTGTTCTTCAAAGGCTTTCAGGCCCTGCAGACCCACCGCATTGCCAATGTGCTGTGGCGCCAGGGCCGCGAGACGCTGGCCTTCCACTTCCAGTCCCGGGCGTCCGAACTTTTCGGTGTCGACATCCACCCTGCTGCCCGGATCGGGCGCGGCGTGATGCTTGACCACGCGACCGACATCACCATCGGTGAGACGACCGTGGTCGGCGATGGCTGCTCCATCCTGCAGGGTGTGACGCTCGGCGGGACTGGCAAGGAAGTCGGCGACCGTCACCCGAAGATCGGGCGCGGCGTGCTGGTGTCCGTCGGAGCGAAAGTGCTGGGCAATATTCATGTCGGCGACGAGGCCAAGGTCGCCGCCGGGTCTGTCGTTCTGAAGGACGTGCCGGCGCACTGCACCGTGGCAGGGGTTCCGGCGAAGATCGTCTCCGGCCCGTCCTGCTGCCAGCCGGCCAAGACGATGGACCAGTCGCTGCCGGACGCTGCCGACAACTGA
- a CDS encoding TetR/AcrR family transcriptional regulator, with the protein MSVYLVNSVHFSNVDHGGGMDSDYPLEQTPATRRRNKVREAILAAAERMFAKEGESGLSIRRLAEEIDYSPSAIYKYFGSKEELLEELKDSFFERLLEQVDRVSAANQNFHDRARACVTTYVSTATARPHHYAAAFSSVPTPEEMAVRRHLSWDDFIATPKGQAFKILVDLVEEGQTLGVFDPALEPIKAAKSIWASSHGLALLMIHMPILPDVQPCPTQTDGVFVAYHADIVMRGLAVPADPPHKNGTR; encoded by the coding sequence ATGTCAGTCTATTTGGTGAACAGTGTTCACTTTTCGAACGTTGATCATGGCGGCGGCATGGATTCAGACTATCCTCTTGAGCAGACCCCAGCGACGCGGCGGCGCAACAAGGTGCGCGAGGCGATCCTCGCCGCGGCCGAGCGCATGTTCGCGAAAGAGGGCGAAAGCGGCCTGTCGATCCGGCGGCTGGCCGAGGAAATCGATTACTCCCCGTCGGCCATCTACAAATATTTCGGCTCGAAAGAGGAATTGCTGGAGGAGCTGAAGGACAGTTTCTTCGAGCGCTTGCTGGAGCAGGTCGACCGCGTCTCCGCCGCCAACCAGAATTTCCACGACCGGGCCCGGGCCTGCGTGACGACTTATGTCTCCACCGCCACCGCGCGGCCGCATCATTATGCGGCGGCGTTCTCGTCCGTGCCGACGCCTGAGGAAATGGCCGTGCGCCGGCATCTCAGCTGGGACGATTTCATCGCCACGCCCAAGGGGCAGGCGTTCAAGATCCTGGTCGATCTGGTGGAAGAAGGCCAGACGCTCGGCGTGTTCGACCCGGCGCTGGAGCCGATCAAGGCGGCCAAATCCATCTGGGCGTCCTCCCACGGGCTGGCGCTGTTGATGATCCACATGCCGATCCTGCCGGACGTGCAGCCCTGTCCGACCCAAACCGATGGCGTCTTTGTCGCGTATCACGCAGATATCGTGATGCGCGGCCTCGCCGTGCCTGCTGACCCTCCGCACAAGAACGGAACACGCTGA
- a CDS encoding nitroreductase, whose product MTKRFPPAPPLGEPMLAVRPSAEARTLLALRRSANKQFMGAPGPSPDDLDELLQIAARVPDHRKLAPWRFVVFEGDARARFGDGLAGIRAGRGDPEPEVETARKLLLRAPVVVCVISSPVNDGRTPVWEQELSAGAVCYNLLLAANASGWAGNWLSEWPAFDDDAGKLLGLEEGERVAGFIYLGTATCDPPERPRADMAEKITRWEG is encoded by the coding sequence ATGACGAAAAGGTTTCCTCCCGCCCCGCCCCTCGGTGAACCCATGCTGGCCGTCAGGCCCAGCGCAGAGGCCCGTACCCTGCTCGCGCTGCGCCGGTCCGCGAACAAGCAGTTCATGGGCGCGCCCGGCCCTTCGCCGGACGATCTGGATGAATTGCTGCAGATCGCAGCCCGCGTGCCGGACCATCGCAAGCTCGCCCCCTGGCGCTTTGTCGTGTTCGAAGGCGACGCCCGCGCCCGTTTTGGCGACGGCCTCGCCGGGATCCGCGCAGGACGCGGCGATCCCGAACCGGAAGTCGAGACGGCCCGCAAACTGCTGCTGCGTGCGCCGGTCGTCGTCTGCGTGATTTCCTCGCCGGTGAATGACGGCCGCACGCCGGTCTGGGAGCAGGAACTCTCCGCCGGGGCCGTCTGCTACAATTTGCTGCTGGCCGCCAATGCCAGCGGCTGGGCGGGCAACTGGCTGTCGGAATGGCCCGCTTTCGACGATGACGCCGGCAAGCTACTGGGCCTGGAAGAGGGCGAGCGCGTCGCCGGGTTCATCTATCTGGGAACAGCGACCTGCGATCCGCCTGAGCGCCCCCGCGCCGACATGGCCGAAAAGATCACCCGCTGGGAAGGCTGA
- the queF gene encoding preQ(1) synthase — translation MSDNPIYQNLGQLGQQTAQPQSPEEAQLERVPNPHAGTLYLTRFVAPEFTSLCPVTGQPDFAHLVIDYAPGEWLVESKSLKLYFTSFRNHGAFHEDCTVSIGKRIFDFTEAKWLRISGYWYPRGGIPIDVFWQSSEVPAGLYVPDTGVASYRGRG, via the coding sequence ATGTCTGACAATCCGATCTACCAGAACCTCGGCCAGCTCGGCCAACAGACCGCCCAGCCGCAAAGCCCGGAAGAGGCGCAGCTGGAGCGTGTGCCAAACCCGCATGCCGGCACGCTCTACCTGACGCGTTTCGTGGCGCCGGAGTTCACCTCGCTCTGCCCGGTGACCGGCCAGCCGGATTTCGCGCACCTCGTGATCGACTATGCGCCGGGCGAGTGGCTGGTGGAGTCCAAGAGCCTGAAGCTCTACTTCACCAGCTTCCGCAATCACGGCGCTTTCCACGAAGACTGCACGGTCTCCATCGGCAAGCGCATCTTTGACTTCACCGAGGCCAAATGGCTGCGCATCAGCGGCTACTGGTATCCGCGCGGCGGCATTCCGATCGATGTGTTCTGGCAGTCGAGCGAGGTGCCAGCCGGGCTCTATGTGCCGGACACGGGTGTCGCGTCCTACCGCGGGCGGGGCTAG
- a CDS encoding efflux RND transporter permease subunit, with amino-acid sequence MIKALSLFYRLPRLTALAMLIMMIGGLGSMLTLGRQEDPTLVERYGNVVAFLPGADAERMEALVTEPLESALMELPEVNELRSSSRAGVTQISLEIRDDLGATEVDNAWTLVRQKVTQAQAQFPPGVSVPEVTQQYVGAATLVVGIRWESEAEPPLAVMRRLALDLQDRFERLPGTELTETYGLPSEEVRVVMDPDALAATGLSFRQAAAALAAADSKAPAGRLRAEGGNVGFQIGGEFDSISRVRSVPIIQRGDGTAVRLGDIADVRKGLADPPVNMAFENGARAILIGVYISPGQRVDKWADTAHAVVEDFARDTPPDLSIRTIFDQSKYTNARLNGLAQNLLISALIVFCVLFLTMGWRSALVVGAALPLTVALVLILFKVFGHPLHQMSVTGLVISLGLLIDNAIVVVDDFDQWRVRGLNRMDAIERSLKHLFAPLGASTLTTALAFAPIAMLPGGAGEFIGMIGLSVVFAICSSFLISMTVIPAMAGWFDRTRGWERGEATRPRRWWRDGITIDFISDGYRATVEAVLRFPPLGIVLGIAPAILGFWLAGQLPNQFFPQTERDQFQLTLELPPEASLADTEAATRRATELIRSIEGVKDVTWVLGEPAPRVYYNAINNTRGVEGLASGWVQLDNNLRTRQTVADVQRMVRAEFPSARFLALPYEQGPPADAPVEFRILGDDFEVLNRLGNETRAVLAQTPGVTYTVASLQLGAPTMKLDADETAAALTGERLTDLAADLNAELEGVRAGSVLEGTEELPVMVIAPDSRRRELSNLRSATVGSGSGGTPLSALGQLSLNPETAVITRWDGQRMNQILAYLEPYTIPAPVLADYQARLDAAGFTVPAGYSIVIGGEAENSAEAVTDLASVGVPLILVMAGAIMLVFNSFRMMVLILSTGFLSIGLAFFGVWLFNLPMGFNAIVGSLGLLGISINASIVVLSLLKADPWAMADDVIRQREIVVDATRHIVATTLTTMGGFIPILLSGDNFWLPLAAGISGGVAGSALLSLYFTPAIFRIMTYKPVRRLFGYRPALPETSGE; translated from the coding sequence ATGATCAAAGCGCTCAGTCTCTTCTACCGCCTGCCGCGCCTGACGGCGCTGGCGATGCTGATCATGATGATCGGCGGCCTGGGATCGATGCTGACGCTGGGCCGTCAGGAAGATCCGACACTGGTCGAGCGCTATGGCAATGTGGTCGCCTTCCTGCCGGGCGCCGATGCCGAGCGGATGGAAGCGCTGGTCACCGAGCCGCTGGAATCGGCCCTGATGGAATTGCCGGAAGTGAACGAGCTTCGTTCATCTTCCCGGGCCGGGGTGACCCAGATTTCGCTGGAAATCCGAGACGATCTCGGCGCCACCGAGGTCGACAATGCCTGGACGCTGGTCCGCCAGAAGGTAACCCAGGCGCAGGCGCAGTTCCCGCCTGGCGTCTCCGTGCCGGAAGTGACGCAGCAATATGTCGGCGCGGCCACGCTGGTGGTCGGCATCCGATGGGAGAGCGAGGCCGAGCCTCCGCTGGCCGTGATGCGCCGTCTCGCGCTGGACCTGCAGGACCGGTTCGAACGCCTTCCGGGCACGGAGCTGACCGAGACTTATGGCCTGCCATCCGAAGAAGTGCGCGTGGTCATGGACCCGGATGCGCTGGCGGCGACGGGGCTCTCTTTCCGGCAAGCCGCGGCAGCGCTGGCGGCAGCCGATTCCAAGGCCCCGGCCGGGCGGCTGAGGGCGGAGGGCGGCAATGTCGGGTTCCAGATCGGCGGTGAGTTCGACTCCATCTCGCGCGTGCGGTCCGTGCCCATCATCCAGCGCGGCGATGGCACGGCGGTGCGCCTTGGCGACATTGCCGATGTCCGCAAGGGGCTGGCCGATCCGCCGGTGAACATGGCCTTCGAGAATGGCGCGCGGGCGATCCTGATCGGCGTCTATATTTCGCCGGGCCAGCGCGTCGACAAATGGGCCGACACGGCGCATGCCGTGGTTGAGGATTTTGCCCGCGACACGCCGCCGGACCTCTCGATCCGGACCATTTTCGACCAGAGCAAATACACCAATGCGCGCCTCAATGGCCTTGCGCAGAACCTGCTGATTTCGGCGCTGATCGTGTTCTGCGTCCTGTTCCTGACCATGGGCTGGCGCTCGGCCCTGGTGGTGGGGGCGGCGTTGCCGCTGACCGTGGCGCTGGTGCTGATCCTGTTCAAGGTGTTCGGCCATCCGCTGCACCAGATGTCGGTGACGGGACTGGTCATTTCGCTCGGCCTGCTGATCGACAATGCCATCGTCGTGGTCGACGATTTCGACCAGTGGCGCGTGCGCGGGCTGAACCGGATGGACGCGATTGAGCGCAGCCTGAAACATCTTTTCGCGCCGCTTGGCGCCTCGACGCTGACCACGGCGCTGGCCTTTGCGCCAATTGCGATGCTGCCCGGCGGAGCGGGAGAGTTCATCGGCATGATCGGCCTGTCGGTCGTGTTTGCGATTTGCTCTTCCTTCCTCATTTCGATGACCGTGATCCCGGCCATGGCGGGCTGGTTTGACCGGACGCGCGGCTGGGAACGCGGCGAGGCAACCCGTCCGCGCCGCTGGTGGCGGGATGGCATCACCATCGATTTTATCTCGGACGGATACCGCGCGACGGTGGAGGCCGTGCTGCGCTTCCCGCCGCTGGGCATCGTGCTGGGCATTGCCCCGGCGATCCTCGGCTTCTGGCTGGCTGGCCAGTTGCCCAACCAGTTCTTCCCCCAGACCGAGCGGGACCAGTTCCAGCTGACCCTGGAACTGCCGCCCGAAGCGAGCCTCGCCGACACCGAGGCGGCAACCCGCCGGGCGACCGAACTGATCCGGTCCATCGAAGGGGTGAAGGACGTGACCTGGGTGCTGGGGGAGCCGGCCCCGCGGGTCTATTACAACGCCATCAACAATACGCGCGGCGTGGAGGGGCTGGCCTCCGGTTGGGTCCAGCTGGACAACAATCTCCGTACACGCCAGACCGTCGCCGACGTGCAGCGCATGGTGCGGGCAGAGTTCCCGTCCGCGCGCTTCCTGGCGCTGCCTTACGAGCAGGGCCCGCCCGCCGATGCGCCGGTGGAGTTCCGCATTCTCGGCGATGATTTTGAGGTACTGAACCGGCTCGGCAACGAGACGCGCGCTGTGCTCGCCCAGACACCGGGCGTGACCTACACCGTGGCCTCGCTGCAACTCGGCGCGCCGACCATGAAGCTCGATGCCGACGAGACCGCAGCGGCCCTGACGGGCGAGCGGCTGACCGATCTTGCCGCGGACCTCAACGCCGAGCTGGAAGGCGTGCGGGCAGGCTCCGTGCTGGAAGGCACCGAGGAGCTGCCCGTCATGGTGATCGCGCCGGACAGCCGCCGGCGGGAACTGTCGAACCTCCGTTCGGCGACCGTCGGTTCCGGGTCCGGCGGGACGCCCCTGTCAGCGCTGGGCCAGCTGTCGCTCAATCCGGAGACAGCAGTGATCACGCGCTGGGACGGCCAGCGGATGAACCAGATCCTCGCCTATCTGGAGCCCTACACGATCCCGGCGCCCGTGCTGGCCGATTACCAGGCCCGCCTCGATGCGGCGGGCTTCACCGTGCCGGCGGGCTACAGCATCGTGATCGGCGGGGAGGCGGAGAATTCGGCGGAGGCGGTGACCGACCTTGCCAGCGTCGGCGTGCCGCTGATCCTGGTCATGGCCGGGGCGATCATGCTGGTGTTCAACTCCTTCCGCATGATGGTGCTGATCCTGTCGACGGGCTTCCTGTCCATCGGCCTCGCCTTCTTCGGTGTATGGCTGTTCAACCTGCCCATGGGCTTCAATGCGATTGTCGGCAGCCTCGGCCTGCTGGGCATTTCCATCAATGCCTCTATCGTGGTGCTGAGCCTGCTGAAGGCCGATCCGTGGGCGATGGCCGACGATGTGATCCGCCAGCGCGAGATCGTCGTGGATGCCACGCGCCATATCGTGGCGACGACGCTGACCACGATGGGCGGTTTCATCCCGATCCTCCTGTCGGGGGACAATTTCTGGCTGCCGCTGGCGGCGGGAATCTCCGGCGGTGTGGCCGGATCGGCCCTGTTGTCGCTGTATTTCACCCCCGCGATCTTCCGGATCATGACCTACAAACCCGTCCGCCGCCTGTTCGGCTACAGGCCCGCCCTGCCGGAGACATCCGGCGAATGA